The Panicum virgatum strain AP13 unplaced genomic scaffold, P.virgatum_v5 scaffold_2378, whole genome shotgun sequence genome includes a region encoding these proteins:
- the LOC120694042 gene encoding probable phytol kinase 2, chloroplastic has translation MWTESPLVRDAGAAVLTGLAVAVVLRFWEEVANRALLEQKLCRKLVHITVGLVYLLMWPLFSSDDVFAPFLAPLIIEINIIKVTVIGLGVVKDEGVVKSMTRHGDYRELLKGPLYYACAITLTTIVFWRTSPISIAVICNLCAGDGVADISGRRFGQVKLPHNPGKSYAGSIAMFMAGFYASVLYMWYLNIFGFVDKSWAMVGAFGVISLAAAVESLPISTRLDDNLTVPLVSVLVGALVF, from the exons ATGTGGACGGAGAGCCCGCTGGtccgcgacgccggcgccgccgtgctcacCGGACTCGCCGTGGCAGTCGTGCTCCGCTTCTGGGAGGAGGTCGCCAACCGCGCGCTGCTGGAACAG AAACTTTGCAGGAAACTGGTGCACATAACTGTTGGATTAGTGTATCTCCTCATGTGGCCTTTGTTCAG TTCAGATGATGTCTTTGCCCCATTTCTTGCTCCGCTTATTATCGAAATCAACATCATAAAGGTGACAGTAATTGGGCTCGGTGTTGTTAAAGATGAGGGCGTGGTTAAGTCGATGACCAGGCATGGGGACTACAGGGAACTACTCAAGGGCCCCCTGTATTATGCGTGTGCTATAACTCTGACAACAATAGTCTTCTGGAGGACATCCCCCATCTCAATCGCCGTGATCTGCAATTTGTGTGCGGGAGATG GTGTTGCTGACATATCTGGGAGACGATTCGGACAAGTGAAGCTCCCTCACAACCCTGGGAAATCGTATGCTGGCAGCATTGCAATGTTCATGGCCGGTTTCTACGCATCAGTGCT GTACATGTGGTACTTGAACATTTTCGGATTTGTTGACAAGAGCTGGGCTATGGTTGGTGCCTTTGGTGTCATATCCCTTGCTGCAGCAGTTGAGTCGCTGCCCATCAGCACACGCCTTGACGACAACCTGACGGTTCCTCTTGTATCTGTGCTCGTCGGTGCCCTCGTTTTCTAG
- the LOC120694043 gene encoding mRNA turnover protein 4 homolog gives MPKSKRNRPVTLSKTKKKPGLERKGKVVAEIKDAVGKYSSAYVFTFDNMRNQKLKDLREQLKSSSRIFLAGKKVMQIALGRSPADEAKTGLHKLSKFLQGDSGLLFTNLPRDDVERLFRDFEEHDFARTGSTATETVELKEGPLEQFTHEMEPFLRKQGLPVRLNRGVVELVADHLVCEEGKPLSPEAAQTLRLLGIQMATFRLYLVCRWSCDDFEVYKEGLAHLGADDDSS, from the exons ATGCCGAAATCCAAGCGCAATCGCCCAG TGACCTTATCAAAGACCAAGAAGAAGCCTGGTTTAGAGCGCAAGGGCAAAGTAGTTGCCGAGATTAAAGATGCTGTGGGGAAATACAGCAGCGCCTACGTTTTCACCTTTGATAACATGAGGAATCAGAAGCTCAAGGATCTCAGGGAGCAGCTCAAATCCTCTAGCAG GATATTTCTTgctggaaagaaggttatgcaGATAGCGTTGGGGCGTTCACCTGCTGATGAAGCTAAAACAGGCCTCCACAAACTTTCCAAG ttccttcAAGGTGATTCCGGTCTGCTCTTTACCAATCTTCCAAGGGATGATGTTGAGAG GCTGTTTCGAGATTTCGAGGAGCATGATTTTGCAAGGACAGGAAGTACTGCGACAGAAACG GTGGAGCTTAAAGAAGGCCCTCTGGAACAGTTTACACACGAAATGGAACCTTTTCTACGCAAGCAAGGACTGCCAGTTCGCTTGAACAGAG GTGTCGTAGAGTTAGTTGCAGATCATttagtgtgtgaggaaggaaaACCCCTTTCACCAGAAGCAGCACAGACTCTG CGCTTGCTTGGGATACAGATGGCAACATTCCGGCTATACCTTGTGTGCCGCTGGTCTTGTGACGACTTTGAAGTGTACAAAGAAGGCTTGGCGCACCTAGGAGCTGATGATGATTCCTCTTAA